The Nymphalis io chromosome 3, ilAglIoxx1.1, whole genome shotgun sequence genome contains the following window.
TTACTAAGAATCTTTGATAGACACTGCCTATTGGCAATTTGCCTGCCTTTTCCACCTAAATGGTTTAAGTGCTTAATATTTTCGTAGTTTctttaaaattagataaaatacTCGTATAATGTGTAcctatgttatttaattgtaaacgaAAAAAACTGGTTAtctttaatctatattatttttcgaTAATTATCTTCTTACAAAATCATATCGTCGTATCTGCATGAATGTCGTACCTTTAACATGTGATTATACTATTATACCATATTCGTTATGTTAATCACATGTTTACCGTGGAGGCCACAGTTAAGTAGGCTCGAGTTTTAAATTGCTTTAACGCGAAGATTCATGCAATACTGAAtacgcaataaataataaaataaaatgtattgtaaataaattactaaacctAGTAAAagctaaacaaacaaactcacttcggcatttataatattatattatcatagcGAGTGAtcatttatctaaattaaattattatatatattaatttcattattgaccttatatgaatatgaatatgaCCTAATATTTAGACCACTCTTATCATTAACAAAAATGAGTCATTGATccagatttatataatttataaaatttatgataacTTTGAACACGCTTACATTTAAGCTACATCgttataataaagatttacTTTGAAAGCTCATCACTGATATGTGAcaggaatatataaatatttcaaacacatcaatttgttttgtattttcctTTAAGCgctaaacaatatataaatattgttgtctagtttaatgataacaatattcTATAAaccagaaattattttaataaaacaaatattttagacacaaaaaataaacaaaacgtaacgacaaaaaaaaatgatgcaGCAATTTTTCTCTGCATTATGTTAAAAAACTTGCAACGATTTTTCATAAGTTGAATGGTTGCATGAATAATTTTCCACTATAATAAGCTCGGGCCAATGCCAAAGTTATGGCTCCCGTTACCCGCCAGATATACCTACAGGTAAATTGTTTATTAGCTTCGTGACGTAACTAACTACATCAAAGATTAAAAGAACAAGAAGCTACGATagctaaagttaaaaaataccatttattaataatttgacacAATTCGATACTTATTATTTCTTGATATTTAGATACGATTAAATTTTGCACAAACATGTTGTATTTAAGCTTCAACTTTAGTGAAGAAAAGGCCTCCAAACTATATTTCAGCCACAGCAGCAGATTTCAAAGACTAGCCATCCATCATCtctctatataaatattgagtGAGAGCTCTTATGGTAATGTGGAACACCAGTTCCAACTACTCAAGTACAGGCTGCTGATGATatcttaataaacaaaaaccGAACAAATTTAATTCCTTTAGTTGGTCAGATACCGGCTTAAAAGCTAGCATCTAAACTAGCAAAACAGTTAAACTGATAGTATGATTGGATCCAATCTAAATTAAAAGCCAGTTCCACCCAACTAAATGGTCGACAAAATGCAAGTATTGAAACCAATAAAGTAGctttataaatacatagctacttatgaataattacaaatattaaaaaacatcgaTTATTTACGTATGCTTGCACCAATGTCGCTCGCGTAACGATTCGATGTCGCGATAAGGATATAAGAGAAATTGTAGTTTCTCACGAAAACCATTCAGTTTGAGCAGAACAGTTAAAATTATCAGATTATAGCCAAAACAAGGCGAAATAGTACAATTTATTACACTGGAACAACGCTTCTTGGCATAACACTATCCATCAAGGCAAGGTTCGTTCGTTCATGCAAACATTTACTGAAATTACTCTTCTTTTTTGGTAATCTGTTTGACAATCGAGGTTAGAAGAGCACtatcaatcaattttattaaccgTATAAGCATAATCGATGTCTACTTCACGTGATTCTGTGATATAATGCGCgagttcaataaaatattttcaaaggaTTATTACGGCAATTAAGCGAGCGAcgaactataaataattacttaagttAGTTACTTAATCGTAGAACAACTGTTtcatattctaatttatttcattacctTGAATAAGCTTATTTCAAACAAACAACTAATACCCATACTACGTATTTATTTCACAttgataattaaacattttaggtTAATATTTTCATGGCATGAAAATCAATTCTCAATcctttaagttttattttaaataatcgtatTATTCTAACACTTGCACTTATATTGAAGAAAAAAGTTTACTCGTGATAATAATATGGACAAATTGTATACTCGGTGTGCTATAAGAGACCTAAACGATGTCTACTTAGGTCTTAGCagatataaatatttggtaCACAAGTATCATTACCACACGAGCAACGAAAATCTTATTTCTCAAAAATACTGTATAGCTCCTTCCTTtatggaaaaatatttaaaacttatcacTTATATAACTTCAAACCTAATCCGAAGCAAGCCCAaaaagctttattaaatttatcttttattactgaaataaagaTAACGAAAGTTAGTTAAATTTTCGTTATATGCTATATATGAGTGAGAGTAACgaaatataagtatgtttttttttcatattcctTTAGATTCAACGGTCATTTAAGCGATGGGTAGGGGTAAAGAGCCTGAACAGCAAAATAGCAACCCAGCGGAATCTAAGAAGTACAGAGATGAGGCCAACGGTCACTTCAAGAGCGGCAACTATGAACGGGCCTTGACATCATTGAGTAAGGTACATTTAAACACTTCACTAATTCatgtaatttttaactttattcgaATCGTTCTAATGTAGAAAATAGAAGTAAAGTAAATACAAAACTGCTGCCTACTGCCGAGTTCACATGTTTTACGAATCGTTAGCACATCAGTAACCGCTCGTTTTTAAGTTACGAGCTGTTAAAGTCATTTCGTAAATTTTCAAGTAACATGTATTTAGTTGATGTAAagaattataagaattatatatgaGTTTTTAAAAGTAGAATATTGTATCATCCATAAGCATCACGAATCGTTTGTTGTATATAGTAACTGGACATCTATTAAATtcattagtatttatataatattttgttcaacTTTTATGGGAGTTACCTAATATTCCTCATAATCAGTTCGACCATGTGCATATGACGTTGGTCAGGTAGAATAAGCGTATACTCGACGGTGTTAGAAAAGGTGATAAGAAGGTGCGAAAACACATTCAGTCACCATGACGACCACGGCTCGGGCGTCAGTATCGATACCACTACACACACTTACGTGTTACATAAGAACCTGAACTCACTAAAATTATGTGAAATATGTCCGTTTTAAAAGCTTTGGAGAATGAAGACAATGCTAAAGCCCAGGTGCGGTCCATTCTTGGACCGACAAAGGACGCCGAATTCCTACAAAGTTTCGTTCGAGTAGGTATCGGGGACGATGACGACGATCTACCGGTTCAGAAGGCGTCCATTAGCAAAAGAGCTCCACCATCGGCAGAAAAGGCTGATTCTTTTGTCGAAGATGAAAAATTCTCTACATCGAATAGAAAGGAATCTGTTAAGCCTGAGAAAAGAAGATTTAGGCGTAAGCCAAAACGTGAAAGACGTCGTCGTGAGGAGGAATTATATACGGACAAGGATAGGGCGGCAGCTGTAGTGATGGGATATAAGGATATCAAGCTATCCCTCAATATGAAAGACAAAGCCGAAAGGAGTAACGCACTGCAAATACCGGCTGAAGCTGACGCTGGTACTTTGCTCGCACTTGCGCGTGCTGAGATGATGAGAGAACGATATCGAACTGCTTTGACATTCGTAGATAAGGTATAAAATAAGAAGATCTATTTCAACtgcgttatataataatattgtgtattcTGTATACGTATAAGTTGCAATATcaattgcatttattaatatatctattaatattattttagtgatttattaaaattagaatgttaATATAACAAGATCTTTCTGTAATCTATTCTAAAGAGTGGGAAGgggtgtaataaaaatattattgaactgACGAAAAGTAGGCAGTTattcatattcaatttaatagaCATTCTAAATTCCCAACATATAGTTACTCGTACGTAAATCATAAACCAACGCTCCATATACAACAGTACCAACaactatttactatttaaaaagaCAATTACATATTTCAGGCGATCGAGCTGGCACCAGAAGAGAAGGCTGCTTTTGTCGCTCGTAGCAAATGCTACCTTCTTCTCGGCGAACCACGCAAATCACTTCTCGATGCAGAGACTGCTTTGAAACTCGATCCAAAACATGCAAAGGCTTTGCTTCAGAAAGCTGAAGCATTGTACTATTGCGGCGAGTTTGAGATGAGCTTAGTCCATTATCATCGAGGATTGCGCGCGCGGCCAGATTTGAACGACTTTAGGCTTGGAGTTCAAAAGGCCCAGGTAAGACATTCAAAACttcctttaattaaattattattgcctAAGAAAACTGTTTTACTTTAGTTaactaaaatactaatatacGCTGCGATGATAATTATGGTAAAAGATGGTTTTCGGTGTCGTTTTCAGGAGGCTATCGAAAATACCATCGGTGCAGTCAAACCAGTAAAGAAAACAGCTAAAAGAAGAGCTTCGAAGTCGTCTAGGCCAGTGTTAGGTCAGCTGATGTCAGACAAGATCTATCTCGAAAACTTGCTCAAGAACCCTGATTTGGCGATAGCAGATAAGAAGAATAACATCGTTATGAAGCAGGCTGAAGAAGCAATACGATTTTTAGAAAACAGAGAAGAGTTTTGGAGGCAACAACAAACAGCGAAACGGCATTAACGCATTCAAATTACTAATGTATccaaaaattgttatattcgGTGTTTtggtaaaaaatgtttatttattatttggttataagcttttaaaaacaaaaagctaacataataatatgttagtTTAGATATACGCTTAATTAACGCAAATATGGTACTGCATCATTACACTGTATATttacttatcaaaataaaattccttTTTCAACATGAAAGCATTACACTAGTTTATTATTTGACAATCAATTACTTATTGAAAGAAAGAAACTACCGCCGGTTCGGAAAAGGAATACCCTGACCTGAAAATAAACAGCTAATGAAACAGTGGGATGGCTAATTTTATTGATCACAAGAGTTTGGCTTCCGCTTAGAAAACCAAAAATAGGACTATGTTCCGGCACTGATAGAAATTCAAATACATAATGTCCgctaattataaacataaatagtcAATTAAGGGTAGGTTAAATAAGTTTATGTAAAAAGGTTTTTTACATCCCATAATATTATAAGGTAATTAATGTTAGCAGTGATGTCAGGTGGCCGTTGtaattatgattgtttttaaggaattgtttatattcctatttacctctGGTATTAAGCGTACAGCGAAATGGGGGCGACAATAGCCCTCAGGGGTCAAGATCGAacttgcgacttttacatcgcgctATTGACGTTTAAATTTACTTTGCTTAATTGATATACTAACAAGTAAgtgttaattttacttataataagattttttgcAACGTACGTATGACAGataca
Protein-coding sequences here:
- the LOC126781127 gene encoding outer dynein arm-docking complex subunit 4-like, with the translated sequence MSVLKALENEDNAKAQVRSILGPTKDAEFLQSFVRVGIGDDDDDLPVQKASISKRAPPSAEKADSFVEDEKFSTSNRKESVKPEKRRFRRKPKRERRRREEELYTDKDRAAAVVMGYKDIKLSLNMKDKAERSNALQIPAEADAGTLLALARAEMMRERYRTALTFVDKAIELAPEEKAAFVARSKCYLLLGEPRKSLLDAETALKLDPKHAKALLQKAEALYYCGEFEMSLVHYHRGLRARPDLNDFRLGVQKAQEAIENTIGAVKPVKKTAKRRASKSSRPVLGQLMSDKIYLENLLKNPDLAIADKKNNIVMKQAEEAIRFLENREEFWRQQQTAKRH